Proteins encoded by one window of Sorangium aterium:
- a CDS encoding PQQ-binding-like beta-propeller repeat protein, protein MPGLSLVADNTRCSAEPERTSLHDVLDFVLEGARNASPPLDGAALPLRAEAEALPLLCELAEAAGELASGRRARAVVRLCLEPDPWELGLERVGRDLLVTVFQGGDVPEVALHERRFDGEALCARLLATIDRFASHRGPGARRDAAFADNDAELGGLGGLGEQRLSAARRCLATSLPFSPDEAGGEPAIVGVEPTGEIPIAIAAEALLRTSQGAALTQPAVLRADLFSLLFRGKIRVLVGEEARELPDVFVFPFAEQLASLSLESLDAWARRQPYHRRLTVGGAILGVRLHSEGALSLTLGVPRVGRVPSADPRAPGPGRVPSFAAAEERAQTWTFPAVDVAALAQGVVAFGRALARSLVRRDRGQTSNLRLFEFRARVRELAERLRELTRNDAKINVAPETYRAFAAAARPQAAAEDTFGRTRLRFTARWIAAIPSLDLRATFLCGDVLVVGSTRELTCIDRRTGECLWRKPAPRAVSVMTPVGLGRLLPDGTLQLHDLASGEVAWSTRLSPRVGANASGAVVSAPGLPRMLIVSEGTRHLAAVDLYSGEVRWRYAARRGENFRLRRAGKLVLVGSGEPALAALDVLSGEVVWRFCDRLPFASPVAVDHDALFALAGDGAFVGRGGARLHHLDPWSGEARWTVDLPKHVAPVGAPLLGPETVCVVTHGRRGTGLVGIDRRTGATRFDLTACAATASCLMVDDVVVVNSEAGEIVGVGAHDGAVRYRHVIAGGVEGDRPRRLEPVLRSGALFVPQSEVHVVRPRDGALLGKVPTDLIPDLLRVDERCDVYVAEESGHLAAFAAAPRLSLVQ, encoded by the coding sequence ATGCCCGGACTGTCACTTGTCGCCGACAACACCCGATGCTCAGCGGAGCCCGAGCGCACGTCGCTGCACGATGTGCTCGACTTCGTCCTGGAGGGGGCGCGCAACGCGTCTCCTCCGCTCGATGGAGCGGCGCTGCCGCTACGCGCCGAGGCCGAGGCGCTGCCGCTGCTCTGCGAGCTCGCCGAGGCCGCGGGGGAGCTCGCCTCCGGACGCCGCGCGCGCGCGGTCGTGCGCCTGTGCCTCGAGCCCGACCCCTGGGAGCTCGGGCTGGAGCGCGTGGGCCGCGACCTCCTCGTCACCGTCTTCCAGGGCGGAGACGTGCCCGAGGTCGCCCTGCACGAGCGGCGCTTCGACGGCGAAGCGCTCTGCGCGCGCCTCCTCGCGACCATCGACCGGTTCGCCTCGCACAGGGGCCCCGGCGCGCGCCGCGACGCCGCCTTCGCCGACAACGACGCGGAACTCGGCGGGCTCGGCGGGCTCGGCGAGCAACGGCTCTCGGCCGCCCGGCGGTGCCTCGCCACCTCCCTGCCGTTCTCGCCCGACGAGGCGGGAGGAGAGCCGGCGATCGTGGGCGTCGAGCCGACCGGCGAGATCCCGATCGCCATCGCGGCCGAGGCGCTCCTGCGCACGTCGCAGGGCGCTGCGCTCACGCAGCCGGCCGTGCTCCGGGCCGACCTGTTCTCGCTCCTCTTTCGGGGCAAGATCCGCGTGCTCGTGGGCGAGGAGGCGCGGGAGCTGCCCGACGTCTTCGTCTTCCCGTTCGCCGAGCAGCTCGCGTCGCTGTCGCTCGAGTCGCTCGACGCGTGGGCGCGGCGCCAGCCTTACCACCGGCGGCTGACCGTCGGCGGCGCGATCCTCGGCGTCCGGCTGCACAGCGAGGGGGCGCTGTCGCTCACGCTCGGCGTGCCCCGCGTGGGCCGCGTCCCCTCCGCCGATCCCCGCGCGCCCGGCCCTGGCCGCGTACCCTCGTTCGCGGCCGCCGAGGAGCGGGCGCAGACCTGGACCTTCCCGGCCGTCGACGTGGCGGCGCTCGCCCAGGGCGTGGTCGCGTTCGGGCGGGCGCTCGCGCGCAGCCTGGTGCGCCGCGATCGCGGGCAGACGTCGAACCTGCGCCTGTTCGAGTTCCGGGCGCGCGTCCGCGAGCTCGCCGAGCGGCTCCGCGAGCTCACGCGCAACGACGCGAAGATCAACGTGGCCCCGGAGACGTACCGAGCCTTCGCGGCGGCGGCGCGCCCGCAGGCCGCGGCCGAGGACACGTTCGGGCGGACACGCCTGCGCTTCACGGCCCGGTGGATCGCGGCGATCCCGTCGCTCGACCTCCGCGCCACCTTCCTGTGCGGCGACGTGCTCGTGGTGGGCTCGACGCGCGAGCTGACGTGCATCGATCGGCGCACCGGCGAGTGCCTGTGGCGCAAGCCTGCGCCCCGCGCGGTCTCGGTGATGACGCCGGTCGGCCTCGGGAGGCTCCTGCCCGACGGCACGCTGCAGCTGCACGATCTGGCGAGCGGCGAGGTCGCCTGGTCGACGCGGCTCTCGCCGCGTGTCGGCGCGAACGCCTCGGGCGCGGTGGTGAGCGCCCCCGGGCTGCCGCGGATGCTCATCGTGAGCGAGGGGACGCGCCACCTCGCGGCCGTGGACCTCTACTCCGGCGAGGTGCGCTGGCGCTACGCCGCGCGGCGCGGCGAGAACTTCCGGCTCCGCCGCGCGGGCAAGCTCGTCCTCGTGGGCAGCGGCGAGCCGGCCCTCGCGGCGCTCGACGTGCTGAGCGGCGAGGTCGTGTGGCGCTTCTGCGACCGGCTTCCGTTCGCGTCGCCGGTGGCGGTCGATCACGACGCGCTCTTCGCCCTGGCCGGCGACGGCGCCTTCGTCGGCCGCGGCGGGGCGCGGCTGCACCACCTCGACCCGTGGTCCGGCGAGGCGCGGTGGACGGTCGATCTGCCGAAGCACGTGGCGCCGGTCGGCGCGCCGCTGCTCGGGCCCGAGACGGTGTGCGTGGTGACCCACGGGCGGCGCGGCACGGGTCTCGTGGGGATCGATCGCCGCACCGGGGCGACGCGCTTCGACCTGACCGCGTGCGCGGCGACAGCCTCGTGCCTCATGGTGGACGATGTGGTCGTCGTGAACAGCGAGGCAGGCGAGATCGTCGGGGTCGGCGCGCACGACGGCGCGGTCCGGTACCGGCACGTCATCGCGGGCGGCGTCGAGGGCGACAGGCCGCGGCGCCTCGAGCCGGTGCTCCGCTCGGGCGCGCTGTTCGTGCCGCAGAGCGAGGTGCACGTCGTCCGGCCGCGGGACGGCGCGCTGCTCGGCAAGGTGCCGACGGACCTCATCCCGGATCTCCTGCGGGTGGACGAGCGGTGCGACGTCTACGTGGCCGAGGAGAGCGGCCACCTCGCGGCCTTCGCCGCGGCCCCGCGGCTCAGCCTCGTCCAGTAG
- a CDS encoding septal ring lytic transglycosylase RlpA family protein, translating into MSTPTAPASARSAAKGTPIQRGRATYYADKFKGRRTASGERYNPRALTAAHRTLPFGAVVDVVRRDGRRVRVRINDRGPFKRGRIIDLSRKAAERIGLIEDGVTQVTLELIWKPARGPR; encoded by the coding sequence ATCTCCACGCCGACCGCGCCCGCGAGCGCGCGGAGCGCGGCGAAAGGGACGCCGATCCAGCGCGGGCGGGCCACCTACTACGCCGACAAGTTCAAAGGCCGCCGCACCGCGAGCGGCGAGCGCTACAACCCGCGCGCGCTCACGGCCGCGCACCGGACGCTGCCCTTCGGCGCCGTGGTCGACGTGGTCCGCCGGGACGGCCGCCGCGTGCGCGTGCGGATCAACGACCGCGGCCCGTTCAAGCGCGGCAGGATCATCGACCTATCGCGCAAGGCCGCCGAGCGGATCGGGCTCATCGAGGACGGCGTCACCCAGGTGACGCTCGAGCTCATCTGGAAGCCGGCCCGGGGGCCGCGCTGA
- a CDS encoding RNA polymerase sigma factor, with the protein MPNDLLLCDNGRSENLGELAEGALVEAMIAGDERAWRAFHARYDRLVHRCISGVIARFSAVVAQDDIRDIHATLLVQLLSNDMRKLRSFDAGRGTRLSSWIGTLAVHCAYDHLRSRRRAPRCAPLDDAAVELPCERPSPQEQAERRERAALVGRVLHAFSNKDREFVALYFAEGLPPEQIAERMGISVKTVYSKRHKIQSRLEAMLSSVSLAA; encoded by the coding sequence ATGCCCAACGACTTGCTTCTCTGCGACAACGGACGCTCGGAAAACCTCGGCGAGCTCGCCGAAGGTGCGCTGGTGGAGGCGATGATCGCGGGGGACGAGCGCGCCTGGCGCGCCTTCCACGCCCGCTACGATCGGCTCGTCCACCGCTGCATCAGCGGCGTGATCGCCCGCTTCTCTGCTGTAGTCGCGCAGGACGACATCCGCGACATCCACGCTACGCTGCTCGTGCAGCTGCTCTCGAACGACATGCGCAAGCTGAGGAGCTTCGACGCGGGCCGCGGAACGCGGCTGAGCTCCTGGATCGGCACGCTCGCCGTCCACTGCGCGTACGACCATCTGCGCTCGAGGAGGCGCGCGCCGCGCTGTGCCCCGCTCGACGACGCGGCGGTCGAGCTCCCCTGCGAGCGCCCCTCGCCGCAGGAGCAGGCCGAGCGCCGCGAGCGCGCCGCGCTCGTGGGGCGGGTGCTCCACGCCTTCTCCAACAAGGACCGCGAGTTCGTCGCGCTCTACTTCGCCGAGGGCCTGCCCCCGGAGCAGATCGCGGAGCGGATGGGGATCAGCGTGAAGACGGTGTACTCGAAGCGCCACAAGATCCAGAGCCGCCTGGAGGCGATGCTGTCCAGCGTCAGCCTCGCGGCGTGA